The genome window acattaccgtgtggtggtaattgatataacttggaaacaaatgtaattgcggatgcgccctcaatactgttcactgtgaatttttatttaaacttgattaaactgagattcactcaccagtatttcccactgacaaaatgtttttaaaacgcgtttcaggtaacaaaatgtgaaagccaaatagaagccagctggatagcactgaaagcttggaaaagtggcaataaagttacctaaaagaaatagatgtttttcttaaataaaaataggatttattcctatgaaaagtgtgtactgaaaacttgggttttacccatgtgtttaatgttatggaaaatgtggtattttactctgattaaatatttcctaactacggtcctgatgaaatttccgctgccaaatttgaTAATAACGAGATACCACCagaactggctcacggccgcccgctcccgaGAATTAGGGATCAGGGGGCTGTGACACAGTGCCACGTCAATTCACCTAAATTGTTTACCTAATGCTCAAAAACGTTGACGGTGGTTTACCTAGGTAAACcatttaaaaaaaggaaaaatatgtgattggttgagaatgAATGGACCCCATCACACACCCATCTCACTCCCCTTTCCCCCCTCTCACCGAATCAGTGACCACTTACCGAAATCTCCCCCCATTTCGGTAAACATTTGAGCGGTAAAGGGTTGGCGATGGAGGGGGGTTCGGTACCGACAAGTTTACCGCCCCCTCCCTTCACCCCTAAAAACTTTGACATCAATTAACTTAATCTCGAACTTTAATTAATTTATAACTAAAAGAGGGAaacattaaataataaaatttaaaatccCAACTCGGACGAGTCACGAGTCAGCCAACTCGAACGATTCAATCTAAAAAACCATCATCAAATATTTACATAGAAGAAAAGAAGAGTGTGTACTGAAAAAACCCCAAATATTCTTCTCTCTAGGGCTaaatcacacacacaaacacacacatcgTTGAAGAGATGAAACCCTAAATCTAGATCCTTCTACCAGCTAACTTTTCTCCACAAGGTACGATTCATATCTGCATCGATctgtatacatacatacatatatctatatatatatatatatatatatatatatatatatattaacagtTGTGACCTGATTACGAGAAAGCAGAAATTCGTATAAAGTATGGTGATTTATGTGATTTATCTGATTTATGCAGCGATTTAGGTTATAACATTCGATTAATCTGTTATCGCGAACGAGATCTGTGAATTTGCTAAAAGTTTGTGTCATAAGTTACCTCATTGTTGATTGAATTAGGTTTGATTGAATTGTAGATTGAATTAGTGTGATTCGGATCTGAATCGGTTGGGCGAAATGGAGCCGGAGGTGGTTAAGCGTAGAGgaaggaagaggaagaggaaggggggAGAAGATGTGGAGAAAACGGCGAAAAAAGCGGCGGTTGGGAAGTCGTTGGTGCTTATCGGGCGGTATGTGAAGAAGGAGTTTGAGGAGAGTGGTGAGTTTCTAGGGAAGATTGTTTCGTATGATACGGGATTGTATAGGGTTAATTATGAGGATGGGGATTTTGAGGATTTGGAAACGAAGGAAGTGAAAGCGCTTCTTGTTCAGGATAGTGAGATGGATGCTGCATTTCGGAAGAGGAAGAAGTCGTTAGATGCGTATTTGTTGAAAAAAGCCAAAAAAGAGTCGGTTAAATCGGATGTTGTTGGAAATGATAACAGTGGTAAAAAGGTTGAAACTGTGGTTAGTGATAGCGGTGTGGTAGATAATGGTGTTGAGTTAACCAGTGCTGAGAAGGTTGAGGCGGATGTTGAATCATCGAGTGATTTAAGTGATTATGAGCCGTCTGCTGATGTGGCGGAGGTTGAACGTCCTCCACCGCCACAATTGCCGCCTTCTTCCGGAAATTTCGGGGTCCCCGAGGAGGATGTGTCGTACCTTCTTTCTGTATATAGCTTCCTGCGCTCGTTTAGCGTTTGTTTGTTCTTAAGTCCTTTTGGACTTGATGAGTTTGTTGGTGCTCTTAATAGTACCGTTCATAATACACTGTTGGATGCAATTCACGTTGCTCTCATTCGTGCATTGAAGAGTTATGTGGAAACCGTTTCTTCAGACGGTTCGGAGCTTGCACAGAAATGTCTCAGGTATTTATCAAAGTCATATTCTTTGTTATATAATGTATATCACACCTTTCTCGGCGTTATGACTTTCAAAACAATAGTTTCCAAATGAAAGGCTTGCATTTATTATATTTGTAGAAATGTAGATTATCTCAATCTATTTATCGTTTTTTCTTTTGCTCAGAAGCATGGATTGGAGCTTGCTGGATTCGTTAACGTGGCCAGAGTTCGTAGTTCAATATCTAACGGCTATGCGATACACAGAAGGGCAAGAATGGAAAGATTTTTACCTTACCGTTTTGGAGAAAGACTACTACACTCTATCGCCCGGTAGAAAGTTAACCATTTTGCAGCTGTTATGTGACGATGCGTCGAATTCAGCCGAACTAATGGCAGAAATCGACAACCGTGAAGAATCAGAATTCGGCCCTGATCCCGATAGAGTTGTTGATAGAGCTGCTGATAGAGTTGTTGTAAGTAATGAAAATATCTCTAGAAGAGGCCGTCCTCGTAAGAATCCGTTGCCCAAGGAACAAGAAGCTGTAAAAGATGTTTCGGAAAGCCACACGCCAACCGCTCCTGTTTCCAAAACTACTGGGGATGACAAtgacgacgatgatgatgatggtaaTGGTGACGAATGCCGCTTATGTGGGATGGATGGGACGTTAATTTGTTGTGACGGGTGTCCGTCATCGTATCACTCCAGATGTATAGGCGTAATGAAAATGTTCATTCCCGAAGGGGACTGGTATTGTCCAGAATGTACGATTAACAGAATCGGGCCGGTTGTTACCAAGAAATCGTCTCTAAAAGGAGCTGAGTTTTTCGGTATTGATCCTTACGAGCAAGTGTTTTTGGGATCTTGTGATCATCTACTAGTGTATGATTCCATAACCTTCAGAACCTTTATCTTTATTCTTTATATTTGCTCTTCGTTATATGGACATTTTGTATATGAAATTTATTAATGAATGATTGAATGCAGGATGAAAGCTCCCGCAAGTTCGGGCTCACATATCCGATACTATTCACCTGCGGATATTCAAAAAGTTTTGCATGCACTTACTTGTTCTGTTGAGCATACAGCTTTATACATGGAAATATGCAAGGGTATTTTGCAATATTGGGAAATTCCGGAAAATATATTTCGAATGCCTGATTCAGTTAATGCACCGGATGTTATTAATGCTGGAAACGTTAACGGTGTTGCTGAAAATGACTCAAAAAAGGATTTGGTAACTGCATGTGAAGATAAATGTAAATCTTCTGAAAATGGGAATAGCCATAATAAAAGCGGTACAAACAGCGCGTATGATTTGTCTAACTTGCTTTACAAGAAAGAAGCTAATATAGCTAAGTCTTACATGGGTTTATCGTTTAAACCACAAGCGTACTTAAACGTTTACATTCATGGAGATTTTGCTGCATCAGCCGGTGCTAGTTTAGCTATTCTATCATCAGAAGAAAAACTGGCGACACAAACTCAATCTTCAACAAGCAGCCATAGGAAATTTATGTCTGCTAATTACTCACTTCAGGCAAAAGCATTTTCACTTGCTGCTAAACGTTTTTACTGGCCGAATTACGAAAAGAAACTTGTGGAAGTTTCTAGAGAAAGATGTGGCTGGTGTCTTTCTTGTAAAGCTACTATTAATAGCAAAAGAGGGTGTTTGTTGAATGCAGCTGCTTCAAATGCCATTAAAGGTGCTGCAAAGATACTTTCTTCTTCACGCCAGTCGAAAAATGTGGAGGGCAGTCTTGCTTCTATTGCAACTTATGTTATATTCATGGAAGAAAGTCTGTACGGTTTAACCGTTGGGCCTTTTTTGAATTCAAGTTATCGAAGTCAATGGCAGAAACACGTCGAGGAAGCTGCAACTTTGAGTGAAATAAAGGCGTACTTGCTTGAAGTAAGTATTTTATCTCTATTTTTTATGGATTAATTTTATATATACCCTTAcgaggccggttaacgtacaaaatGCCTTAACGTACATTGCGGACGCGAGGCATTATCAACATGCGATTTTGGTTTATAACGCGCGACTTTCATTTCTATATATAACATGCCATTTACATGCCACTCTCAATAATATAACATGCAACTTTCAGAAATGTATATACATGCGATTTAcatgagactttcaataatatacatgagactttcaataatataACATGCGATTTACATGCCACTTTCAATAATATAACATGCGACTTTCAGAATGTATATACATGCGATTCGGAAATGTAATAGAACATGCGAAATTATAGCATTAgatttttataacatgcgaactTGCCTCGCGTACACAGCGTACGTTAAGGCATAtagtacgatatactttttctacctttacaaacttgaaaattttcatatatacccaaccaaaactaaaaatatcatatatgCCCTTTCAAAATAGTTAATAAATAAtcgttttacccttattttttttaacttcaaATTTTCATGTATGCTCATCttttaacttcatatttttatatgACACATTTTAAGCTAAGATttatttttacccatttttattttttattatttcccATAAACAATAGTATTCTTCATATATAATATTTAAGCTAAATAAATTAAGCTAGAAATGagtaaatataatatttgaaGTTAAAAGGTCGTatatgagatttcaaagttttagAAAATTAAGGGTAAAAATTGTCATTATTTAAATCGTTTTTAATGAAttgggtatatatgatattttaactactttataagggtatatatgatatttataattttgcatgggtatatatatga of Helianthus annuus cultivar XRQ/B chromosome 1, HanXRQr2.0-SUNRISE, whole genome shotgun sequence contains these proteins:
- the LOC110872955 gene encoding DDT domain-containing protein PTM; this translates as MEPEVVKRRGRKRKRKGGEDVEKTAKKAAVGKSLVLIGRYVKKEFEESGEFLGKIVSYDTGLYRVNYEDGDFEDLETKEVKALLVQDSEMDAAFRKRKKSLDAYLLKKAKKESVKSDVVGNDNSGKKVETVVSDSGVVDNGVELTSAEKVEADVESSSDLSDYEPSADVAEVERPPPPQLPPSSGNFGVPEEDVSYLLSVYSFLRSFSVCLFLSPFGLDEFVGALNSTVHNTLLDAIHVALIRALKSYVETVSSDGSELAQKCLRSMDWSLLDSLTWPEFVVQYLTAMRYTEGQEWKDFYLTVLEKDYYTLSPGRKLTILQLLCDDASNSAELMAEIDNREESEFGPDPDRVVDRAADRVVVSNENISRRGRPRKNPLPKEQEAVKDVSESHTPTAPVSKTTGDDNDDDDDDGNGDECRLCGMDGTLICCDGCPSSYHSRCIGVMKMFIPEGDWYCPECTINRIGPVVTKKSSLKGAEFFGIDPYEQVFLGSCDHLLVMKAPASSGSHIRYYSPADIQKVLHALTCSVEHTALYMEICKGILQYWEIPENIFRMPDSVNAPDVINAGNVNGVAENDSKKDLVTACEDKCKSSENGNSHNKSGTNSAYDLSNLLYKKEANIAKSYMGLSFKPQAYLNVYIHGDFAASAGASLAILSSEEKLATQTQSSTSSHRKFMSANYSLQAKAFSLAAKRFYWPNYEKKLVEVSRERCGWCLSCKATINSKRGCLLNAAASNAIKGAAKILSSSRQSKNVEGSLASIATYVIFMEESLYGLTVGPFLNSSYRSQWQKHVEEAATLSEIKAYLLEFERNIRDIAFSSDWIRLVDDTGSESQPSQSAKSVVGSAKKRGPGRPGRKPSIVIPETPDADVKDVSSDFAWWRGGMLSKHVFQKGILPQRLMKHAARQGGYEKINGVQYVDGLEIAKRSRQFIWRAAVDLSQTASQLALQVRYLDLHLRWNELVCPEQPLQDGKGLEAEASAFRNACIIDKKLTGTKLCYGVVFENQKHLPSRVLKKVLEVEETGDKKSKNWFLEMHIPLYLIKEYEMVVAADVKPPISDIKHVTKSSKLSKKQLKASGKNIFSFLEQKRDNSGKCFCTFCQHDVLFRIAARCSVCQGYCHEQCAVGTDIQTAARVEFLITCKRCYIDKDATPKKEIVGDSPTSPLLLQGQESQHSTSLIKVGKQNGHGHERPLEYSNLISGQPKKGTSGKKNSKNRPLHSVDQKPKVFSSSKGSIKKGSKNSKLCLGLIWKKRNVNDTGTEFRINNILMKGNPNGHLLAPKCQLCTQPYDPKLMYILCEKCKNWFHADSVNLKESKIMELFGYKCCRCRRIRIPICPYTDPDTRVKLEAKKDAMAKVHMQKNLGSDSDLDSNDDVTTEDWDLDSTPLFESEDAVNFEEESENPFYSFQTIDQVNDDKLEVDSGVGPGPKKLPVRRHIKPEKESDVGFEIPTMYTGINNPNPAAGESSTPIVEWDVSANGVADDMMFDYGDLNYEDMEFEPQTYFSFNELLASDEGVGGSGDPPTDVNGPTTDDYNLNPEQYQMGITYDQQEPMFSVESGLEMVPCKVCSQTDPCPDLFCQTCGLWLHQDCSPWEEDSSWEPETGWKCGNCREWR